Proteins from a genomic interval of Planctomycetota bacterium:
- a CDS encoding type II secretion system protein, translating to MKTERKRTESGFTLVELLVVIAIIAVLATIILPGMGNIRYKANVLKCSKNLSGLYNGLVMYEAEYKTYPTETGIELWNILRDVSKYDGENAPLRRQHGLYVCPVLGGSPDTGDGMNICHYRGPIVSLSYAKKDSDPIGGDVDTNHTKKTPMSINVLYYGGKVSEVNEQKNSDEWTEANTELSAGSE from the coding sequence ATGAAGACTGAACGGAAGCGGACAGAAAGTGGTTTCACCTTGGTGGAACTTCTGGTCGTAATTGCCATCATAGCCGTCCTGGCGACCATCATCCTACCCGGCATGGGTAATATCAGATACAAGGCCAACGTGCTGAAGTGCTCCAAGAACCTTTCGGGACTGTATAACGGCCTGGTAATGTATGAGGCCGAATACAAGACCTACCCGACTGAAACAGGAATAGAACTTTGGAACATATTAAGGGACGTATCAAAATATGATGGAGAGAATGCGCCTCTGCGGCGGCAGCACGGACTCTATGTTTGCCCGGTGCTAGGTGGCAGTCCGGACACAGGAGACGGTATGAATATCTGTCATTATCGCGGTCCCATTGTGTCATTGAGTTACGCCAAGAAAGATTCAGACCCCATTGGTGGCGACGTAGACACAAACCATACCAAGAAAACCCCTATGAGTATAAATGTCCTGTATTACGGGGGCAAGGTTTCAGAAGTTAACGAACAGAAAAATAGTGATGAATGGACGGAGGCGAATACGGAGCTTTCTGCTGGGTCTGAATAA
- a CDS encoding adenosylhomocysteinase, with the protein MKYDLKDIKLATIGQNRIDWAEKQMPVVTQIRERFSREKPLRGKRIAACLHVTSETANLVRTLKAGGAEVALCASNPLSTQDDIPAALVKNHHISVFAIRGVNRQKYYQHIKSSLDFNPHITIDDGADLVNLIHSNQKEKIDNIIAGMEETTTGIIRLRAMERDNALLYPMFAVNDAQTKYLFDNRYGTGQSTMDGILRATNILYAGKIIVVCGYGWCGRGFAMRTKGLGARVIITEVNPLKAIEALMDGFEVMPMKNACKIGDVFCTLTGNTSVVREEHFRIMKDGAIVANSGHFNVEIDIPSLEKISKSVKKNIRPNVDEYVISNKKSIFLLAQGRLVNLACAEGHPATVMDMSFATQALTAEYAVKNAGKLQAKVYEVPVEIERWIAKLKLGSMGVKIDTLTAKQQKYLISWCEGT; encoded by the coding sequence ATGAAGTATGACCTCAAAGATATCAAGTTAGCCACCATCGGACAGAACAGGATAGACTGGGCGGAAAAACAGATGCCCGTGGTTACCCAGATACGCGAGCGATTCAGCCGGGAAAAACCCCTGCGCGGCAAGCGCATCGCGGCCTGCCTGCACGTGACATCAGAAACCGCCAACCTGGTCCGGACTTTAAAGGCCGGCGGCGCCGAGGTGGCCTTGTGCGCTTCTAATCCCCTTTCCACCCAGGATGATATTCCGGCCGCCCTGGTCAAGAATCACCACATCTCGGTCTTTGCTATCAGAGGCGTCAACCGGCAGAAATATTACCAGCATATCAAGTCGTCGCTTGATTTCAATCCACATATTACGATTGACGACGGAGCTGACCTGGTTAATTTAATACATTCTAACCAGAAAGAAAAAATCGACAATATTATCGCTGGTATGGAGGAGACCACCACCGGGATTATCCGGCTACGGGCAATGGAACGGGATAACGCCCTGCTCTATCCCATGTTTGCGGTCAATGACGCTCAGACCAAGTATCTTTTTGATAACCGCTACGGCACGGGCCAATCAACCATGGACGGCATCTTACGGGCCACTAATATCCTTTATGCCGGCAAGATTATCGTGGTGTGCGGCTATGGCTGGTGCGGCCGGGGCTTTGCCATGCGCACCAAGGGACTCGGGGCGCGGGTCATCATTACCGAGGTCAACCCACTAAAGGCCATCGAGGCCTTAATGGACGGATTTGAGGTAATGCCCATGAAAAACGCCTGTAAGATAGGCGATGTCTTCTGCACCCTAACCGGAAATACCTCTGTCGTCCGGGAGGAACACTTCCGGATAATGAAAGACGGCGCCATCGTCGCCAATTCCGGACATTTCAACGTTGAGATTGACATTCCGTCCCTGGAAAAAATAAGCAAGTCCGTAAAAAAGAATATCAGGCCCAATGTGGATGAATATGTGATAAGCAATAAGAAATCCATCTTCCTCCTGGCCCAAGGCCGGCTGGTCAACTTGGCCTGCGCCGAGGGGCATCCAGCCACCGTAATGGATATGAGTTTTGCCACCCAGGCGCTGACCGCAGAATATGCCGTGAAGAACGCTGGCAAACTACAAGCCAAGGTCTATGAGGTGCCGGTTGAAATAGAGCGCTGGATTGCCAAATTGAAACTCGGCAGTATGGGCGTGAAGATTGACACCCTGACCGCCAAGCAGCAAAAATATCTGATTAGCTGGTGCGAAGGAACCTAA
- a CDS encoding methionine adenosyltransferase yields the protein MTRRINREFTSESVCMGHPDKICDQISDAILDEIIGKDPTARVACETMVKTGMAIVAGEITTKTYVEIPDVVRRTIKEIGYTDAKMGFDYETCAVLTCIQKQSPDIAMGVDENTKHHKKLGAGDQGMMFGYACRETPELMPMPLMLSRKLVNRAALVRQKKILPYLRPDGKSQITIDYENDHPVRINTIILSLQHNPEISHAKIKKDLLKHIILPTIPKHLLDSKTRMLINPTGRFVYGGPYADCGLTGRKIIVDTYGGMGTHGGGCFSGKDPTKVDRSAAYMARYVAKNIVASGLANRCQVQFAYSIGVAEPVTVDVETFGTAKIKEAQIIKLVRDNFDLTPGGIIHHLHLRRPIYKHTARYGHFGVTGPGYTWELTDKVKLLRKALKK from the coding sequence ATGACAAGACGCATCAACAGAGAATTCACCTCGGAATCAGTCTGTATGGGGCATCCGGACAAGATCTGCGACCAGATTTCCGATGCTATCCTGGACGAGATTATCGGCAAAGACCCGACGGCCCGGGTGGCCTGCGAAACCATGGTTAAAACCGGCATGGCCATTGTGGCCGGCGAAATCACCACCAAAACATATGTGGAAATACCTGATGTGGTCCGAAGGACCATCAAGGAAATCGGATACACCGATGCCAAGATGGGCTTTGACTATGAGACCTGCGCGGTCCTGACCTGCATCCAGAAGCAGTCGCCTGATATTGCCATGGGCGTTGATGAGAATACCAAGCATCATAAGAAATTAGGCGCCGGCGACCAGGGCATGATGTTCGGGTATGCCTGCCGGGAAACGCCGGAACTGATGCCGATGCCCCTGATGTTATCCCGAAAACTGGTTAACCGGGCTGCTTTAGTCAGGCAAAAGAAAATACTCCCCTATCTCAGGCCGGACGGCAAGTCACAGATAACCATCGATTATGAAAATGACCATCCGGTCCGGATCAACACGATAATACTTTCGCTGCAGCATAACCCGGAAATCAGCCATGCCAAAATAAAGAAAGATCTGTTAAAACATATTATTCTTCCAACCATACCCAAACACCTGCTTGACAGCAAGACCAGAATGCTTATCAACCCAACCGGCAGGTTTGTCTATGGCGGTCCGTATGCGGATTGCGGGCTGACCGGCCGGAAAATCATAGTCGATACCTACGGCGGCATGGGCACGCATGGCGGCGGATGTTTCTCCGGCAAGGACCCGACCAAGGTGGACCGCAGTGCGGCCTATATGGCCAGATATGTTGCTAAAAATATCGTGGCTTCAGGATTGGCCAATCGTTGCCAGGTCCAGTTCGCCTACTCCATCGGCGTGGCTGAACCGGTTACCGTGGATGTCGAAACATTCGGTACAGCTAAAATAAAAGAAGCTCAGATAATTAAACTAGTCAGAGACAACTTTGACCTAACTCCGGGCGGAATTATCCATCATCTGCACCTGCGTCGGCCTATCTATAAACATACGGCCCGCTACGGGCATTTCGGGGTAACCGGACCCGGTTATACCTGGGAACTAACCGATAAAGTGAAACTATTAAGAAAGGCACTTAAGAAATGA
- a CDS encoding 3-deoxy-D-manno-octulosonic acid transferase, whose protein sequence is MFVLDFVYIIYIIIASPYYLFKFATSHYHRQGLPERFGFIGKREGTKKCIWLHGASVGEINASEILIRKIQKLYPDYELVISTTTPSAQKLVKKRYPGIVSFLFPIDLGIIIRRVLNRIKPSLIILIEQELWFNLIRLADYKNIPVILLNGRMTKHSTRRYRLIKPLIRRIWNKVSYFCVQNEEYRERLRHLGIHSNKLKITGNMKYDLLDSATASAPGRSYKQVFGINDDDLVIIAGSTHPPEEEIMLDIYSDLRKKFTNLRLIIAPRHPFRFEDVAKLVSTKGFEISRRSNPPATMNKSAIMLLDTLGELNKVYQIADIVFVGGSMIPHGGQSILEPAAAGKPIVFGPDMSNFQDIANQLIKENAAMSVSNKSGLHQALLSLLAEPERRNRIGTKAREVISRYQGATTQNMEFIRKLVDHAVKI, encoded by the coding sequence ATGTTCGTCCTTGACTTCGTTTACATTATTTATATCATCATCGCGAGCCCGTATTATCTCTTCAAGTTTGCCACTTCCCACTACCATCGCCAGGGACTGCCGGAACGATTCGGATTCATCGGGAAGAGAGAAGGCACAAAAAAGTGCATCTGGCTGCACGGCGCCTCAGTCGGCGAGATAAACGCCTCCGAAATTCTTATCAGGAAGATACAGAAACTTTACCCGGATTATGAGCTGGTCATCTCCACCACCACTCCATCGGCCCAGAAGCTGGTCAAGAAGAGATACCCGGGAATAGTGAGTTTCCTCTTCCCGATAGATTTAGGCATTATTATCCGGAGGGTCTTAAACCGCATAAAACCGTCTCTTATCATTCTGATAGAGCAGGAACTTTGGTTCAATCTTATCCGTCTGGCTGATTACAAAAATATCCCGGTCATTCTGCTCAACGGCCGGATGACCAAACATTCCACCAGAAGATACCGCCTGATAAAACCGCTGATCAGGCGAATCTGGAACAAGGTGTCATATTTCTGCGTCCAGAATGAAGAATATCGGGAGCGATTAAGGCATTTGGGCATCCATTCAAACAAGTTAAAAATTACCGGCAATATGAAGTATGACCTGTTAGACAGCGCTACTGCCTCAGCGCCGGGTAGATCCTACAAGCAGGTCTTCGGCATAAACGACGATGATCTGGTTATTATCGCCGGCAGCACCCACCCGCCTGAGGAGGAAATCATGCTTGATATCTATTCCGACCTGCGGAAAAAGTTTACTAATCTCCGGCTAATTATCGCGCCGAGACATCCGTTCCGTTTTGAAGATGTGGCTAAGCTTGTCAGCACAAAAGGTTTTGAAATCTCAAGGAGAAGCAATCCACCGGCCACGATGAATAAATCAGCGATTATGCTTCTCGACACGCTGGGAGAATTAAACAAGGTGTATCAAATTGCTGATATCGTCTTTGTCGGTGGCAGTATGATTCCGCACGGCGGACAGAGCATTCTGGAACCGGCCGCGGCCGGCAAGCCCATAGTATTCGGCCCGGATATGTCCAATTTCCAGGACATAGCCAACCAACTCATAAAAGAAAATGCGGCTATGTCAGTATCGAATAAATCTGGGCTGCATCAGGCATTACTCTCCTTGCTGGCCGAACCCGAAAGACGAAACCGGATTGGCACTAAAGCCAGGGAGGTAATAAGCCGATATCAAGGGGCAACGACCCAAAATATGGAATTTATTAGAAAATTAGTTGACCACGCTGTTAAGATTTAA
- a CDS encoding 2-oxoacid:acceptor oxidoreductase family protein, with protein MKQERVEILIGGIGGQGVVYSANLIARAGLIRRKFASSIAHYGPESRGSVTTSEVVISDSPTGDLDYPVVEKPDVFIAMHQKAYESYEMKHKSPPPYLIYDSTLVNINPGLGIPSSQIITVPASQLAKDKLGNIMMANIILMAAFAGRTAVIARDDLEQALKEIVSANDFALNQKALEIGFAIK; from the coding sequence ATGAAGCAAGAGCGGGTTGAAATACTCATCGGCGGCATCGGCGGGCAGGGCGTGGTTTATTCAGCCAATCTGATTGCCCGGGCCGGTTTAATCAGGCGCAAGTTCGCCTCCAGTATTGCCCATTACGGCCCGGAAAGCCGCGGCAGCGTTACTACCTCCGAGGTGGTGATTTCCGATTCACCAACCGGAGATTTGGATTACCCGGTAGTGGAGAAACCTGATGTATTTATCGCAATGCATCAGAAGGCGTACGAAAGCTATGAGATGAAGCATAAATCTCCTCCGCCATATCTGATATATGACAGCACGCTTGTGAATATTAACCCCGGGCTCGGAATTCCGAGTTCGCAAATTATTACGGTACCGGCCTCGCAACTGGCCAAGGATAAATTGGGCAATATTATGATGGCGAATATCATACTCATGGCGGCGTTTGCCGGGCGAACTGCCGTCATTGCCAGGGATGATCTGGAACAAGCCCTGAAAGAGATAGTATCCGCGAATGATTTTGCGCTCAATCAAAAAGCCCTGGAAATCGGGTTTGCGATAAAGTGA
- a CDS encoding DUF481 domain-containing protein produces MRLFILLLVVSVSVFSAFTLWSEPTPAPIPTPSPAPTPPKQEAPKPAPPAPVPPKKAEPPPPPPIKWSGTIEGTFSNTIGRLDTSNTTLKSDIYGDCNTFKLYFGLLYLRGKTNGPLTAFQKRAELKADRKLTANFYGYLQQVFDANQITNLDMGSRSSGGLGYHFVKTDTFKESIDIGASYNAEEYGNLTLRKRTYSYQSSNTFYWKITTGLELRHRYEYLPNTNDLKNFRARSDGSVKIYIGKHLYSSFGMINEYDSAPASATTPKHKATILTTVGFKF; encoded by the coding sequence ATGAGACTGTTTATTTTATTGTTGGTTGTATCGGTCAGCGTTTTTTCAGCTTTTACTTTATGGTCTGAGCCGACACCAGCTCCAATACCGACCCCATCACCCGCACCTACGCCACCCAAACAGGAAGCGCCAAAGCCGGCGCCACCGGCGCCTGTGCCGCCAAAGAAAGCAGAACCGCCACCACCTCCTCCCATTAAATGGTCAGGGACAATCGAGGGCACTTTCAGTAATACCATCGGGCGACTTGATACTTCAAACACCACGCTTAAATCAGATATCTACGGTGATTGCAATACCTTTAAACTATACTTTGGACTCCTTTATCTGCGTGGCAAGACTAATGGGCCACTTACCGCATTCCAGAAGCGGGCTGAATTAAAGGCCGACCGTAAACTGACTGCTAATTTCTACGGATATCTTCAGCAGGTCTTTGACGCCAATCAGATTACCAACCTGGACATGGGTAGCCGCTCCAGCGGCGGCTTGGGCTATCATTTTGTCAAGACAGATACGTTCAAAGAATCCATTGATATTGGCGCCAGTTATAATGCTGAGGAATACGGGAACCTTACTCTCAGGAAACGGACTTATTCCTACCAGTCCAGTAATACTTTCTACTGGAAAATCACTACCGGGCTGGAATTGCGCCATCGCTACGAATATCTTCCAAACACGAATGATTTGAAGAATTTCCGAGCCCGCTCGGACGGTTCGGTAAAAATTTACATCGGCAAGCACCTTTACAGCAGTTTCGGGATGATAAACGAATACGACAGCGCTCCGGCCAGCGCCACTACCCCGAAACATAAGGCCACCATACTAACAACCGTCGGGTTTAAGTTTTAA
- the bioD gene encoding dethiobiotin synthase, with protein sequence MHLFRYAHATLCSFFITGTDTGVGKTYITARLCNMFRQAGLDVGVMKPVSTGGRDDALYLLKHTGLKDPLDWVNPIYFKPPIAPTIAAKLAGRSIKINKIFSAYKKLKTIHKDGILIEGVGGALVPLNKNYLVADLIKELRIPAIIIIRPTLGTANHTLLTIEALKTRKIPISGFIVNYGLPGNKSRRRLEKLTACQSPLMIEQISGVGEINIEFIRERLTHIKCAGL encoded by the coding sequence ATGCATTTATTTCGTTATGCTCACGCTACGCTTTGTTCATTCTTTATCACCGGCACAGATACCGGCGTGGGCAAAACCTATATCACGGCCCGACTCTGCAATATGTTCCGCCAGGCCGGGCTTGACGTGGGTGTGATGAAACCGGTTTCCACCGGCGGCAGAGATGATGCGCTGTATCTCTTGAAGCATACAGGACTGAAAGACCCGCTGGATTGGGTCAATCCAATTTACTTTAAACCACCAATTGCTCCGACCATTGCCGCAAAACTAGCGGGGAGGTCAATCAAGATTAATAAGATATTCTCCGCCTATAAGAAACTTAAAACCATCCATAAAGATGGCATCCTAATAGAAGGCGTGGGTGGGGCGTTGGTCCCGCTTAATAAGAACTATCTGGTGGCTGACCTGATAAAGGAGCTGCGTATACCTGCTATTATTATCATTCGTCCGACATTAGGCACGGCCAATCATACTTTATTGACCATTGAAGCGCTAAAAACCCGCAAGATTCCGATCAGCGGATTCATCGTAAACTATGGCCTGCCCGGCAATAAATCCAGGAGACGTCTTGAGAAACTTACCGCCTGTCAAAGCCCGCTGATGATTGAGCAAATTTCCGGGGTCGGGGAGATAAACATTGAATTTATAAGGGAGCGCCTGACGCATATCAAGTGCGCCGGGCTCTAG